One window of the Archangium primigenium genome contains the following:
- a CDS encoding kelch repeat-containing protein, translated as MRLVKNWLGLALVGLWGAGCGGPLEEAEWALSEASAAATAGVCGDGNRNAGEGCDDGNLVNGDGCSSQCQVEAGHACVDSNFTLDFTDHWKGNAPNPNWTISADKLTVRQSTNSDPTIYMSTLPAAGTSLSFELAVETAEDDDFIGWVVGFERGDITNPNADFLLFDWKQGDQTLDSKEVGKKGLALSRVKGVIESKGQDGLGNFWAHTGGITELARANTLGNTGWADKKTYLVTMKYSPSRIQVWVDGVLQFDVAGSFPIGQFGFYTCSQPQGRFTLVSPVNGSTCGLDPNADPDGDGVPSKDDPAPFDPGICGDANHDGRDDCAPVPPEPEPSGNWTLTGSMALPRLLHTATLLDDGRVLVAGGFNVSAEVYDAQTRAWSATGSTLTTHRGHTATKLTDGRVLIVGGGECPITRITAEVYEPALGRWKGVRNTLTQRYHHTASLLANGKVLVIGGFGSEYGSDAHASAEIYDPATGTWTYTGSLSRARGRHTATTLPDGKVLVAGGFDASGASLASAEVYDPATGRFSSAASMALGRGYHSATALPGGKVLVAGGAGIDPAQAATAELYDPVTGTWSATGSMKQPRRAHSATLLANGQVLVAGGYHQATGIQTASDLYDPATGTWRTTYAMNVDRYGQTATRLPDGTVLAAGGVSNHDQSSSEFYTP; from the coding sequence ATGCGGCTCGTGAAGAACTGGCTGGGACTGGCGCTGGTGGGGTTGTGGGGCGCGGGGTGTGGAGGGCCGCTGGAGGAGGCGGAGTGGGCGCTGAGCGAGGCGTCCGCGGCGGCCACGGCCGGGGTGTGCGGGGATGGCAACCGCAACGCGGGCGAGGGCTGTGACGACGGCAACCTGGTCAATGGCGACGGGTGCAGCAGCCAGTGCCAGGTGGAGGCGGGCCACGCGTGCGTGGACTCCAACTTCACGCTGGACTTCACGGACCACTGGAAGGGCAACGCGCCCAACCCCAACTGGACCATCAGCGCGGACAAGCTGACGGTGCGCCAGAGCACCAACTCCGATCCCACCATCTACATGAGCACGCTGCCGGCGGCGGGCACGTCGCTGTCGTTCGAGCTGGCGGTGGAGACGGCGGAGGACGACGACTTCATCGGCTGGGTGGTGGGCTTCGAGCGCGGGGACATCACCAACCCCAACGCCGACTTCCTGCTGTTCGACTGGAAGCAGGGCGACCAGACGCTGGACTCCAAGGAGGTGGGCAAGAAGGGCCTGGCCCTGAGCCGGGTCAAGGGCGTCATCGAGTCCAAGGGCCAGGACGGCCTGGGCAACTTCTGGGCGCACACCGGGGGCATCACCGAGCTGGCGCGCGCCAACACGCTGGGCAACACCGGCTGGGCGGACAAGAAGACGTACCTGGTGACGATGAAGTACTCGCCCTCGCGCATCCAGGTCTGGGTGGACGGCGTGCTCCAGTTCGACGTCGCGGGCAGCTTCCCCATCGGCCAGTTCGGCTTCTACACCTGCTCCCAGCCCCAGGGCCGCTTCACCCTGGTGAGCCCCGTCAATGGCAGCACCTGCGGCCTGGACCCGAACGCGGATCCGGACGGCGACGGCGTGCCCTCCAAGGATGACCCCGCGCCGTTCGATCCGGGCATCTGCGGCGACGCCAACCACGACGGCCGCGACGACTGCGCGCCCGTGCCCCCCGAGCCCGAGCCCTCGGGCAACTGGACGCTGACGGGCAGCATGGCGCTGCCGCGGCTGCTGCACACGGCCACGCTGCTGGACGACGGGCGGGTGCTGGTGGCCGGTGGCTTCAACGTCTCGGCGGAGGTGTACGACGCCCAGACGCGCGCCTGGAGCGCCACGGGCAGCACGCTCACCACCCACCGCGGCCACACCGCCACGAAGCTCACCGACGGCCGGGTGCTCATCGTCGGCGGCGGCGAGTGCCCCATCACCCGCATCACCGCGGAAGTGTACGAGCCGGCGCTCGGCCGCTGGAAGGGCGTGCGCAACACCCTGACGCAGCGCTACCACCACACGGCGAGCCTGCTGGCCAACGGCAAGGTGCTCGTCATCGGCGGCTTCGGCAGCGAGTACGGCTCGGACGCCCACGCCTCGGCGGAAATCTACGACCCGGCCACGGGCACCTGGACGTACACGGGCTCGCTCTCCCGGGCGCGCGGTCGCCACACGGCCACGACGCTGCCGGACGGCAAGGTGCTGGTGGCGGGCGGCTTCGACGCCTCGGGCGCGTCGCTGGCCTCGGCCGAGGTGTATGACCCGGCCACCGGGCGCTTCTCCTCCGCGGCGAGCATGGCGCTGGGCCGCGGCTACCACTCGGCCACGGCGCTGCCGGGCGGCAAGGTGCTGGTGGCGGGCGGCGCGGGCATCGACCCGGCCCAGGCGGCCACCGCGGAGCTGTACGACCCGGTCACGGGCACCTGGAGCGCCACGGGCAGCATGAAGCAGCCGCGCCGCGCCCACTCGGCCACGCTGCTGGCCAACGGGCAGGTGCTGGTGGCGGGCGGCTACCACCAGGCCACCGGCATCCAGACGGCGTCGGACCTGTACGACCCGGCCACGGGCACCTGGCGCACGACGTACGCCATGAACGTGGACCGCTACGGCCAGACGGCCACGCGGCTGCCCGACGGCACCGTGCTCGCCGCGGGCGGCGTGAGCAACCACGACCAGTCCTCCAGCGAGTTCTACACGCCGTAA
- a CDS encoding LysR family transcriptional regulator: protein MNRLEAMEVFIRVAETGSFTEAARQLGVPKASATTRVQALEARLGVKLLHRTTRRVSLTTEGAHYLEECTRLLRELEDLEGTLGQETASAKGRLRVDVPTSVGRYVLAPRVEDFLARYPGITLELGCTDRVVDLVAEGIDCVVRGGEVHDPGLVARKLGELPVLTCAAPSYLRRHGPVHSPEALQGHVFVNFLSRRTGKPFEVDFQRGEESHVLHLPHRVATNDASIALALSLAGQGLLQAPASVPVRQFLESGQLVRVLPEWSAPPLPFFVLYAPTRRLPLRVRVFVDWATEVIREELAQAQAFMAHPGAAAPTLSPIVVRV, encoded by the coding sequence ATGAACCGGCTCGAGGCGATGGAGGTGTTCATCCGGGTGGCGGAGACGGGCTCGTTCACGGAGGCGGCGCGGCAGCTCGGGGTGCCCAAGGCGAGCGCCACCACGCGGGTGCAGGCGCTGGAGGCGCGGCTGGGGGTGAAGCTCCTGCACCGCACCACGCGCCGGGTGTCGCTCACGACCGAGGGGGCGCACTACCTGGAGGAGTGCACGCGGCTGTTGCGCGAGCTGGAGGACCTGGAGGGCACGCTGGGTCAGGAGACGGCGAGCGCCAAGGGGCGCCTGCGGGTGGACGTGCCCACGTCCGTGGGCCGCTACGTGCTGGCGCCCCGGGTGGAGGACTTCCTCGCGCGCTACCCGGGCATCACCCTGGAGTTGGGGTGCACCGACCGCGTCGTGGACCTGGTGGCCGAGGGCATCGACTGCGTCGTGCGAGGCGGCGAGGTGCACGACCCGGGGCTCGTGGCGCGCAAGCTGGGGGAGCTGCCCGTGCTCACCTGCGCGGCCCCGAGCTACCTGCGGCGCCACGGGCCGGTGCACTCGCCCGAGGCCCTGCAGGGGCACGTCTTCGTGAACTTCCTCTCCCGGCGCACCGGCAAGCCCTTCGAGGTGGACTTCCAGCGGGGCGAGGAGAGCCACGTGCTGCACCTGCCGCACCGCGTGGCGACCAATGACGCCTCCATCGCCCTGGCGCTGAGCCTGGCGGGGCAGGGGCTCCTGCAGGCGCCCGCCTCGGTCCCCGTGCGCCAGTTCCTGGAGAGCGGACAGCTCGTGCGGGTGCTGCCGGAGTGGAGCGCGCCGCCCCTGCCGTTCTTCGTGCTGTACGCGCCCACCCGGCGGTTGCCCCTGCGCGTGCGCGTCTTCGTGGACTGGGCCACCGAGGTCATCCGCGAGGAGCTCGCCCAGGCCCAGGCCTTCATGGCGCACCCCGGGGCCGCGGCCCCCACCCTGTCCCCGATTGTAGTCAGAGTGTGA
- a CDS encoding aldo/keto reductase: protein MNDYPLRRLGQTGPEVFPLALGCMGMSGMYGPASESESIATIHEAQERGVTLFDTGDFYGMGHNELLLGRALQGRRDKALLSVKFGALRGPDGAWLGYDTRPMAVKSALAYTLQRLGVDHIDVYRPARLDPAVPIEDTIGAIADLVKAGYVRAIGLSEVGEDTLRRAHAVHPIVDVQLEYSLVSRGIEEKLLPTTRALGIGVTAYGVLSRGLLSGSKPQGAQDFRSHLPRFTGENGEKNQRLVEGLNTLARAKGVSATQLAVAWVLAKGKDLVPVIGARTRAQFAESLGALDVTLSAEELQALERTVPASAVAGTRYAAPQMHHLDSER, encoded by the coding sequence ATGAACGATTACCCCCTGCGCCGTCTCGGTCAGACCGGCCCCGAAGTCTTCCCCCTCGCGCTCGGCTGCATGGGCATGTCCGGCATGTACGGCCCGGCGAGCGAGTCCGAGAGCATCGCCACCATCCATGAAGCGCAGGAGCGGGGCGTGACGCTCTTCGACACCGGCGACTTCTACGGCATGGGCCACAACGAGCTGTTGCTCGGCCGGGCGCTCCAGGGCCGCAGGGACAAGGCGCTCCTGTCGGTGAAGTTCGGCGCCCTGCGCGGGCCGGACGGCGCCTGGCTCGGCTACGACACGCGCCCCATGGCGGTGAAGAGCGCGCTCGCCTACACGCTCCAGCGCCTGGGCGTGGACCACATCGACGTCTACCGGCCCGCGCGGTTGGATCCCGCCGTGCCCATCGAGGACACCATCGGCGCCATCGCGGACCTGGTGAAGGCGGGCTACGTGCGCGCCATCGGCCTGTCCGAGGTGGGGGAGGACACCCTCCGCCGCGCCCACGCCGTGCACCCCATCGTGGACGTGCAGCTCGAGTACTCGCTGGTGAGCCGGGGCATCGAGGAGAAGCTCCTGCCCACCACCCGCGCGCTGGGCATCGGCGTCACGGCGTACGGCGTGCTCTCGCGGGGGCTGCTCAGCGGCTCCAAGCCCCAGGGCGCCCAGGACTTCCGCTCCCACCTGCCGCGCTTCACCGGGGAGAACGGCGAGAAGAACCAGCGGCTCGTCGAGGGGCTCAACACCCTGGCGCGCGCCAAGGGCGTGAGCGCCACCCAGCTCGCGGTGGCGTGGGTGCTGGCCAAGGGCAAGGACCTGGTGCCCGTCATCGGGGCGCGCACGCGCGCGCAGTTCGCCGAGTCCCTGGGCGCGCTGGACGTGACGCTGTCGGCCGAGGAGCTCCAGGCGCTGGAGCGCACGGTGCCCGCCTCGGCCGTGGCCGGCACGCGCTACGCCGCCCCGCAGATGCACCACCTGGACAGCGAGCGCTGA
- a CDS encoding PaaI family thioesterase, with amino-acid sequence MDTPSLQERAAPDGICYGCGGQNPHGLRIQSQWHADGTHVVATHVPEPQYTGWPDLVYGGLIAMLVDCHSNWTAMAYHYRAEGREPGTLPRIECVTGQLGVKYIKPTPMGVPLTLKARVEGEVGRKSRVVCEVYAGDTLTAVGDSVFVRVDTAQLKAAAHGRDT; translated from the coding sequence ATGGACACCCCCTCGCTGCAAGAACGCGCCGCGCCCGACGGCATCTGCTACGGCTGTGGCGGCCAGAACCCCCACGGCCTGCGCATCCAGAGCCAGTGGCACGCGGACGGCACCCACGTCGTGGCCACGCACGTCCCCGAGCCCCAGTACACGGGCTGGCCGGACCTGGTGTACGGCGGGCTCATCGCGATGCTCGTCGACTGCCACTCCAACTGGACGGCCATGGCCTACCACTACCGCGCCGAGGGCCGCGAGCCCGGCACCCTGCCGCGGATCGAGTGCGTCACGGGCCAGCTCGGCGTGAAGTACATCAAGCCCACGCCCATGGGGGTGCCGCTCACCCTCAAGGCCCGCGTCGAGGGCGAGGTGGGCCGCAAGAGCCGGGTCGTCTGCGAGGTGTACGCGGGCGACACGCTCACCGCGGTGGGCGACTCGGTCTTCGTGCGCGTGGACACGGCCCAGCTCAAGGCCGCCGCGCACGGCCGCGACACCTGA
- a CDS encoding DUF1348 family protein — protein MDTRPPLPPFTPDTARQKVRAAEDGWNSRDPHRVSLAYSPDSRWRNRAEFLHGREAIVAFLERKWRRELDYRLIKELWAHDGPRIAVRFAYEWHDDSGQWFRSYGNENWAFDAQGLMVERHASINDLPIPESARLFHWPLGRRPDTHPSLSDLGL, from the coding sequence ATGGACACCCGACCGCCCCTGCCCCCCTTCACCCCCGACACCGCCCGCCAGAAGGTCCGCGCCGCCGAGGACGGCTGGAACAGCCGCGACCCGCACCGCGTCTCGCTCGCCTACAGCCCGGACAGCCGCTGGCGCAACCGCGCGGAGTTCCTCCATGGCCGCGAGGCGATCGTCGCCTTCCTCGAGCGCAAGTGGCGCCGTGAGCTCGACTACCGCCTCATCAAGGAGCTCTGGGCCCATGACGGCCCGCGCATCGCGGTGCGCTTCGCCTACGAGTGGCACGACGACAGCGGCCAGTGGTTTCGCTCCTACGGCAACGAGAACTGGGCCTTCGACGCCCAGGGCCTCATGGTGGAGCGCCACGCCAGCATCAACGACCTGCCCATCCCCGAGAGCGCCCGCCTGTTCCACTGGCCCCTGGGGCGCAGACCGGACACGCACCCGTCCCTGAGTGACCTGGGCTTGTAG
- a CDS encoding MXAN_5453 family MXYO-CTERM-anchored protein — protein MRLTFLSALLGGGVLAATSAQAALPTYTYQLQARANLRGNASGAFNLEPGNLLPGSYRVPLTADRQLAFRLSITPEGQRAVWWGQDGVGQRIYLLPKELGEDVSAGDPELNAAGALAFAVSGGLRDNGVYLLNVQRPDPVRILKEPYGISSWSSLALNDAGQIAFRASFSSQGQAHVVLTPQGSDYVPRYLVREQGLDSASPFTFLYSPGFNERGQMAGAGDVAAPGAGSQELHIWTPGEASRRIAVTQALDATSPLFRIASVQPALSGTGQVAFLATVKTASGANATALYLWDGTRLRLLAQDGVGEVQKLEIFPPDINDRGMVVFRAFDSAGLRAVWVSDGEVARRVVTEHDLVDTDLGPGRLDQEKTSVPVFGGSPTINARGDITFVAGVTPPDDDQVEWGTGIFVARAEWPAEPDAGTGEPDAGPGEPDAGEAPDAGPGETPDAGEAPDAGPGETPDAGETPDAGETPDAGGDEGGPIVVSPLPGGEVPEAGCGCQSAGPGALASWLLVGGAWLRARRRGRSRD, from the coding sequence ATGCGACTGACCTTCCTCTCCGCGCTCCTGGGCGGCGGCGTGCTCGCCGCGACGTCCGCCCAGGCCGCGCTGCCCACCTACACGTACCAGCTCCAGGCGCGGGCCAACCTGCGCGGCAATGCCTCCGGGGCCTTCAACCTGGAGCCCGGCAACCTCCTGCCCGGCAGCTACCGCGTGCCCCTCACCGCGGATCGCCAGCTCGCCTTCCGCCTGTCCATCACCCCCGAGGGCCAGCGCGCCGTGTGGTGGGGCCAGGACGGGGTGGGCCAGCGCATCTACCTGTTGCCCAAGGAGCTGGGCGAGGACGTGAGCGCGGGCGACCCGGAGCTCAACGCGGCGGGCGCGCTGGCGTTCGCCGTGAGCGGCGGCCTGCGGGACAACGGCGTCTACCTCCTCAACGTCCAGCGGCCCGACCCGGTGCGCATCCTCAAGGAGCCCTACGGCATCTCGAGCTGGTCCAGCCTGGCCCTCAACGACGCCGGGCAGATCGCCTTCCGGGCCTCGTTCTCCAGCCAGGGCCAGGCCCACGTGGTGCTGACGCCCCAGGGCTCGGACTACGTCCCGCGCTACCTCGTGCGCGAGCAGGGCCTCGACTCCGCGAGCCCCTTCACCTTCCTCTACTCGCCCGGCTTCAACGAGCGGGGACAGATGGCGGGGGCCGGGGACGTGGCGGCGCCGGGCGCGGGCTCGCAGGAGCTGCACATCTGGACGCCGGGCGAGGCCTCGCGGCGCATCGCCGTCACCCAGGCGCTCGACGCCACCTCGCCGCTCTTCCGCATCGCCTCGGTGCAGCCGGCCCTGTCCGGCACCGGCCAGGTCGCGTTCCTCGCCACGGTGAAGACCGCCTCCGGCGCGAACGCCACCGCGCTCTACCTGTGGGACGGCACGCGCCTGCGGCTGCTCGCCCAGGACGGCGTCGGCGAGGTGCAGAAGCTGGAGATCTTCCCCCCGGACATCAATGACCGCGGCATGGTCGTCTTCCGCGCCTTCGACAGCGCGGGCCTGCGCGCGGTGTGGGTGAGCGACGGCGAGGTGGCCCGGCGCGTGGTCACCGAGCACGACCTCGTGGACACCGACCTGGGCCCGGGGCGGCTGGACCAGGAGAAGACCTCGGTGCCGGTGTTCGGCGGCTCGCCCACCATCAACGCCCGGGGCGACATCACCTTCGTCGCGGGCGTGACGCCGCCGGACGACGATCAGGTGGAGTGGGGCACGGGCATCTTCGTGGCGCGCGCCGAGTGGCCGGCCGAGCCGGACGCGGGCACCGGGGAGCCGGACGCGGGCCCGGGCGAGCCGGACGCGGGCGAGGCACCGGACGCGGGTCCGGGCGAGACTCCGGACGCGGGCGAGGCGCCGGACGCGGGTCCGGGCGAGACTCCGGACGCGGGCGAGACTCCGGACGCGGGCGAGACTCCGGACGCGGGTGGCGACGAGGGCGGCCCGATCGTCGTCTCGCCCCTGCCCGGCGGAGAAGTGCCCGAGGCGGGCTGCGGCTGCCAGTCGGCGGGCCCGGGCGCCCTGGCGTCCTGGCTGCTCGTGGGCGGGGCGTGGCTGCGCGCGCGCCGCCGCGGGCGCTCTCGCGACTGA
- a CDS encoding glycine betaine ABC transporter substrate-binding protein, producing MRALAMCLLLVLAACSGSGDEGPPVRVGSKKFTESVILGDMATQLMRGTGTRVEHRREVGGTQVLWQALKRGDLDVYPEYTGTLRQEVFAGRALPDDEALRQALAAEGVVLGPALGFNDTYALGMKEAEAERLGIRTLSDLRQHPDLRLGFSSEFMARADGWPGVRARYRLPQTDVRGLDHDLAYRGLESGALQVTDLYSTDAEIAYYGLRVLVDDLRHFPAYEAVYLYRADLEARAPEALAALGRLEGRVSEAEMGALNAQAKLERVPERQVAAGFLSRELGLTVKVRGGGVLAGLWEHTREHLFLVGVSLLAAIAVAVPLGVLVARRPRLGRGVLGLASVIQTVPSLALLVFMIPLLGIGSRPAIVALFLYSLLPILRNTAAGLTGIPPEVRESAEALGLPPGARLWRVELPMAAPSILAGIQTSAVINVGTATLGALIGAGGYGQPILTGIRLDDTALILQGAVPAAVLALLVSGVFELVERLVVPRGLRL from the coding sequence ATGAGAGCGCTCGCCATGTGTCTGCTCCTCGTGCTGGCCGCGTGCTCGGGCTCTGGAGACGAGGGGCCCCCCGTGCGCGTGGGCTCCAAGAAGTTCACCGAGTCCGTCATCCTCGGGGACATGGCGACGCAGCTCATGCGCGGCACGGGCACGCGCGTGGAGCACCGGCGCGAGGTGGGGGGCACCCAGGTGCTCTGGCAGGCCCTCAAGCGCGGCGACCTCGACGTCTACCCCGAGTACACCGGCACGCTGCGCCAGGAGGTCTTCGCCGGCCGCGCGCTGCCGGACGACGAGGCCCTGCGCCAGGCGCTCGCCGCCGAGGGCGTGGTGCTGGGCCCCGCCCTGGGCTTCAACGACACGTACGCGCTGGGCATGAAGGAAGCGGAGGCCGAGCGGCTCGGCATCCGGACCCTGTCCGACCTGCGCCAGCACCCGGACCTGCGCCTGGGCTTCAGCAGCGAGTTCATGGCCCGGGCGGATGGCTGGCCCGGGGTGCGCGCGCGCTACCGGCTGCCGCAGACGGACGTGCGGGGCCTGGACCATGACCTGGCCTACCGGGGCCTGGAGAGCGGCGCCCTCCAGGTCACCGACCTGTACTCCACCGACGCGGAGATCGCCTACTACGGCCTGCGGGTGCTGGTGGACGACCTGCGCCACTTCCCCGCGTACGAGGCGGTGTACCTCTACCGGGCGGACCTGGAGGCGCGGGCGCCCGAGGCCCTGGCGGCGCTCGGCCGGCTGGAGGGGCGCGTGTCCGAGGCGGAGATGGGGGCGCTCAACGCGCAGGCCAAGCTCGAGCGCGTGCCCGAGCGGCAGGTGGCCGCGGGTTTCCTCTCGCGCGAGCTGGGGCTCACGGTGAAGGTGCGCGGGGGCGGGGTGCTCGCGGGCTTGTGGGAGCACACGCGCGAGCACCTGTTCCTCGTGGGCGTGTCGCTGCTCGCGGCCATCGCGGTGGCGGTGCCGCTGGGGGTGCTGGTGGCGCGCCGGCCGAGGCTCGGGCGGGGCGTGCTCGGGCTCGCGAGCGTCATCCAGACGGTGCCCTCGCTGGCGCTGCTCGTGTTCATGATTCCGCTGCTCGGCATCGGCTCGCGGCCGGCCATCGTGGCGCTGTTCCTCTACAGCCTGCTGCCCATCCTGCGGAACACGGCGGCGGGGCTCACCGGCATCCCGCCCGAGGTGCGCGAGTCCGCCGAGGCGCTCGGCCTGCCCCCGGGGGCGCGGCTGTGGCGGGTGGAGCTGCCCATGGCGGCGCCCTCCATCCTCGCGGGCATCCAGACGTCCGCCGTCATCAACGTGGGCACCGCCACGCTCGGCGCGCTCATCGGCGCGGGCGGCTACGGGCAGCCCATCCTCACCGGCATCCGGTTGGACGACACCGCGCTCATCCTCCAGGGCGCGGTGCCCGCGGCGGTGCTCGCGCTGCTCGTGAGCGGCGTGTTCGAGCTCGTGGAGCGGCTCGTGGTGCCCCGGGGCCTGCGGCTGTAG